The following proteins come from a genomic window of Enterobacter chengduensis:
- the aroK gene encoding shikimate kinase AroK encodes MAEKRNIFLVGPMGAGKSTIGRQLAQQLNMEFYDSDQEIEKRTGADVGWVFDVEGEEGFRDREEKVINELTEKQGIVLATGGGSVKSRETRNRLSARGVVVYLETTIEKQLARTQRDKKRPLLQVETPPREVLEALADERNPLYEEIADVTIRTDDQSAKVVANQIIHMLESN; translated from the coding sequence ATGGCAGAGAAACGCAATATCTTTCTGGTTGGGCCTATGGGTGCCGGCAAAAGCACTATTGGGCGTCAGTTAGCTCAACAACTCAATATGGAATTTTACGATTCTGATCAAGAGATTGAGAAACGAACCGGAGCTGATGTGGGCTGGGTTTTCGACGTAGAAGGCGAAGAAGGTTTCCGTGACCGAGAAGAAAAAGTGATCAACGAACTCACGGAAAAACAGGGCATCGTTCTGGCAACAGGCGGCGGCTCTGTGAAATCTCGCGAAACCCGCAACCGTCTCTCCGCCCGTGGCGTAGTGGTCTATCTTGAGACGACCATCGAGAAACAGCTGGCACGTACGCAGCGCGATAAAAAGCGCCCGCTGCTGCAGGTTGAAACGCCACCACGCGAAGTTCTGGAAGCGTTGGCCGATGAACGCAATCCGCTGTATGAAGAGATTGCCGATGTGACCATTCGTACTGACGACCAGAGCGCTAAAGTGGTTGCAAACCAGATTATTCATATGCTGGAAAGCAACTGA
- the hofQ gene encoding DNA uptake porin HofQ → MLWLLAFSHPLWAAAPKPITLVVDDVPVVQVLQSLVAQENRNLVVSPDVSGTLSLNLTRVPWRQALQTVVSSAGLVLREEGGIFYVHTAAWEREQQERAEQERARRQLDAPLVSHGIPFSYADAGELQKAAEKLLSPKGSLSVDKRTNRLLIRDNQTVVDTLQRWAAQMDIPVEQVELAAHIVTINEKSLRELGVKWSLADATDAGKVGQLTTLGSDLSVASATSHVGFNIGRINGRLLDLELSALEQKQQVDIIASPRLLASHMQPASIKQGSEIPYQVSSGESGATSVEFKEAVLGMEVTPVVLPGGRVRLKLHISENMPGQVLQQADGETLAIDKQEIETQVEVKSGETLALGGIFSQKNKTGSDSVPGLGKIPWLGQLFRHDGKDNERRELVVFITPRLVGIR, encoded by the coding sequence ATGCTGTGGCTACTGGCGTTCAGCCATCCGCTGTGGGCCGCCGCGCCAAAACCGATCACGCTGGTGGTGGATGACGTTCCCGTTGTCCAGGTGCTGCAAAGCCTGGTTGCACAGGAGAACCGTAATCTGGTGGTATCGCCTGACGTCAGCGGCACGCTTTCGCTTAACCTGACGCGCGTTCCCTGGCGTCAGGCGCTGCAGACGGTGGTGAGCAGCGCAGGCCTCGTTTTGCGGGAAGAGGGTGGGATTTTTTACGTGCACACCGCAGCCTGGGAGCGTGAACAGCAGGAACGCGCAGAACAGGAGCGGGCGCGACGACAGCTTGATGCACCGCTGGTGTCTCACGGCATCCCTTTTTCCTATGCCGATGCCGGAGAGCTGCAAAAAGCCGCGGAAAAGCTCCTGAGCCCAAAGGGGAGCTTATCCGTCGACAAACGCACCAACCGGCTGCTGATTCGGGATAACCAGACGGTAGTGGATACGCTGCAGCGCTGGGCCGCTCAGATGGATATTCCGGTCGAACAGGTCGAGCTGGCGGCGCATATTGTGACCATTAATGAAAAAAGCCTGCGTGAGCTGGGGGTGAAGTGGAGTCTCGCCGACGCGACCGACGCGGGCAAGGTTGGACAGCTCACGACGCTGGGCAGCGATCTTTCCGTCGCCAGCGCCACCAGCCACGTGGGCTTTAACATCGGGCGGATCAATGGTCGACTGCTGGATCTGGAGCTCTCTGCGCTGGAGCAGAAACAGCAGGTCGATATCATCGCCAGCCCGCGGCTGCTGGCCTCGCATATGCAGCCGGCCAGCATCAAGCAGGGAAGTGAAATTCCGTATCAGGTGTCAAGCGGTGAGAGCGGGGCAACTTCCGTTGAGTTTAAAGAGGCGGTTTTGGGGATGGAGGTCACGCCGGTGGTCCTGCCCGGTGGACGCGTGCGCCTGAAATTACACATCAGCGAAAATATGCCGGGGCAGGTCCTGCAGCAGGCGGACGGCGAAACGCTGGCGATCGACAAACAGGAGATAGAAACCCAGGTGGAGGTAAAAAGTGGAGAAACGCTGGCGTTGGGTGGAATTTTTTCGCAGAAGAACAAAACCGGCAGCGACAGCGTGCCGGGGCTGGGAAAAATCCCCTGGCTTGGGCAGCTTTTTCGCCACGACGGGAAGGACAATGAACGGCGCGAGTTAGTGGTATTTATTACGCCACGCCTGGTGGGTATTCGCTGA
- a CDS encoding HofP DNA utilization family protein, whose translation MRNSTRYLLVCSALLLTGMRDPFRPPDDPCALGELAQWHYRGMVRGQQATGILQDGQKRWYRLKTHERFPAGWTITDINETELVVDVGEACKPGIWTWQREGTKKNESTDNAVATGVQPSAVGRRAKTDHAGGG comes from the coding sequence ATGCGAAATAGCACACGATATCTGCTGGTTTGCTCAGCGCTGCTATTAACCGGCATGCGCGACCCGTTTCGCCCGCCTGACGATCCCTGCGCCCTCGGCGAGCTGGCCCAGTGGCACTATCGCGGCATGGTGAGAGGGCAGCAGGCCACCGGCATTTTACAGGATGGACAGAAGCGCTGGTACCGGCTGAAAACGCATGAGCGCTTCCCGGCGGGCTGGACGATAACAGACATCAATGAAACGGAACTGGTTGTTGACGTGGGTGAGGCATGTAAACCAGGAATATGGACGTGGCAACGAGAAGGAACGAAGAAGAATGAATCTACGGATAATGCTGTGGCTACTGGCGTTCAGCCATCCGCTGTGGGCCGCCGCGCCAAAACCGATCACGCTGGTGGTGGATGA
- a CDS encoding PilN domain-containing protein — protein sequence MSIMNFMPWRQQRRARCLRFWGVLWVGTVLLTLAAIFCLRMNPLVRIQALQADLRGAQSVQHVLLSRQRLAAQGPMPEQERQERAWQLVLASLSAAIPSQVWLTELRFQPPTLILTGYAITLPALTALRDAFGQIAGFTPGTEGELRQDGQGRWTFILHLKSEG from the coding sequence ATGAGCATCATGAACTTTATGCCCTGGCGACAGCAGCGGCGCGCCCGGTGCCTGCGTTTCTGGGGCGTACTCTGGGTCGGCACCGTGCTGTTGACGCTCGCGGCCATTTTCTGTCTGCGGATGAATCCTCTCGTGAGGATCCAGGCGCTGCAAGCGGATCTGAGGGGAGCGCAGTCCGTGCAGCATGTGCTCCTCTCCCGGCAGAGACTCGCCGCACAAGGGCCGATGCCAGAGCAGGAACGTCAAGAACGCGCGTGGCAGCTCGTGTTGGCCTCTCTCTCCGCCGCCATTCCTTCTCAGGTCTGGCTGACAGAGCTGCGCTTTCAGCCTCCCACTCTGATATTGACCGGGTATGCCATCACCCTGCCGGCACTGACTGCGCTGCGCGATGCGTTTGGCCAAATAGCGGGTTTTACCCCCGGAACGGAGGGGGAGCTTCGGCAGGACGGTCAGGGGCGCTGGACGTTCATCCTCCATCTTAAAAGCGAGGGGTAG
- a CDS encoding pilus assembly protein PilM → MAFKTWQTGVHIQQDRVRIVALAREKSGWCLRRWWAIPLGEGIIRDGKICQPEQLVDALRDWRKTLPHYHRVFLSFPAARTLQRSLPRPTVALRDSEQLSWLGAALARDLEMSADTLCFDYAQDTFSNTFHVTAAQNKEVDTLLTLAKALRLRLVTITPDASALANLLPALAPAQCVAWRDDRQWLWAMRHQWGRRLTTEAENVADLAALLALRADDVALFDSQREPWDILERCHAPLPECGADYTVALALAMSEVPG, encoded by the coding sequence ATGGCTTTCAAAACATGGCAAACGGGCGTTCATATTCAACAGGATAGGGTGCGGATCGTCGCGTTGGCCCGCGAGAAGTCGGGCTGGTGCTTGCGCCGCTGGTGGGCGATTCCTCTGGGCGAAGGCATCATTCGTGACGGCAAAATTTGTCAGCCAGAACAGCTGGTTGATGCGTTGCGCGACTGGCGGAAAACGCTGCCGCACTATCACCGGGTGTTCCTCTCATTCCCGGCGGCACGGACCCTGCAACGCTCGCTTCCCCGCCCGACCGTTGCGCTGCGCGACAGCGAGCAGCTCTCATGGCTTGGCGCCGCGCTCGCGCGCGACCTGGAGATGTCGGCCGATACGCTCTGCTTCGATTACGCGCAGGATACGTTCAGCAATACCTTTCACGTGACGGCCGCACAAAACAAAGAGGTCGATACCCTTCTGACGTTAGCGAAAGCGCTGCGTTTGCGGCTGGTGACCATTACGCCGGATGCCAGCGCGCTGGCGAATCTTCTGCCCGCGCTGGCACCGGCGCAGTGTGTCGCCTGGCGGGACGATCGCCAGTGGCTGTGGGCGATGCGCCACCAGTGGGGGCGGCGCTTGACTACCGAAGCAGAAAACGTGGCCGATCTGGCGGCACTGCTGGCTCTGCGGGCGGATGACGTTGCGCTTTTTGATAGCCAACGTGAGCCGTGGGACATTCTGGAACGCTGCCATGCCCCACTTCCGGAATGCGGGGCGGATTATACCGTTGCGCTGGCGTTAGCCATGAGCGAGGTGCCTGGATGA